The proteins below come from a single Mya arenaria isolate MELC-2E11 chromosome 6, ASM2691426v1 genomic window:
- the LOC128239227 gene encoding probable G-protein coupled receptor 63, with translation MSLGNLTSGADLYESSVNLSLGDRIILGAILLFTTCCSAVGNVFTCVIVYRKRPMRSAINLLLTNIACADLLLALTLMPFMLYQLAAPSSDVALNVCVCLSVAKDSAVSVAACTLLVISMDRFLIIVFRRDRLSVCVAKCCMAVIWALSVSLASVQFLSNVDGFVFHDDFLCKDNRGYSKSSLAYTTSLVTLTFFLPMVVMFYLYATILRTVQLTSKKIHNHSGSTVNVSVTQYSSQLGLPPVAHPYRVTGDFDAKRRAFGTIIILYVTSLMCWLPYMAKRISINNNNNNEESQSDPVNVFFLIIGCLKSALYPVIYCARNRRFRRACSGVLPSKPRLPKRTFRIKSRRVNPKVIYEMSEIETRT, from the coding sequence ATGTCACTAGGAAACCTGACTTCAGGTGCTGACCTGTACGAGTCTTCCGTGAACCTTTCGCTCGGGGACCGGATCATCCTTGGAGCCATTCTCCTGTTTACCACGTGCTGCAGCGCAGTAGGCAATGTGTTCACATGTGTAATCGTGTACCGGAAACGACCGATGCGGTCCGCCATAAATCTGCTCCTTACGAATATCGCGTGCGCCGACCTTCTCCTTGCGCTCACACTGATGCCGTTCATGTTGTACCAACTGGCCGCTCCTTCAAGTGACGTCGCCCTAAACGTATGCGTCTGTCTGTCAGTGGCCAAGGACAGTGCGGTGTCTGTGGCCGCGTGCACGTTGCTCGTAATCAGCATGGATCGCTTTTTAATAATCGTCTTCCGGCGGGACCGCCTCAGTGTTTGCGTCGCCAAGTGCTGTATGGCGGTCATTTGGGCGTTGTCGGTGTCTCTCGCGTCTGTGCAGTTTCTAAGTAACGTTGATGGATTTGTGTTTCATGACGATTTTCTTTGCAAAGACAACAGAGGGTATTCCAAGAGTTCACTAGCCTACACTACAAGTTTGGTGACGTTAACGTTTTTTCTGCCCATGGTGGTCATGTTTTATCTTTACGCGACAATCTTACGAACGGTTCAGTTGACATCTAAAAAGATTCACAATCATTCTGGAAGTACAGTTAACGTTTCTGTGACACAGTACAGCAGCCAACTCGGACTTCCGCCAGTGGCGCACCCATACCGCGTCACCGGCGATTTTGACGCAAAGCGACGAGCATTCGGAACAATTATCATCCTGTATGTGACGTCACTTATGTGCTGGTTGCCCTACATGGCAAAACGAATCtcaatcaacaacaacaacaacaacgaagaATCACAAAGTGATCCTGTGAATGTGTTCTTTTTGATTATTGGTTGTCTCAAAAGCGCCCTCTACCCTGTGATATATTGTGCACGTAATCGGAGATTCAGGCGAGCTTGTTCTGGGGTCCTACCTTCCAAACCTCGATTGCCCAAACGAACATTCAGAATAAAGTCTCGGAGAGTGAACCCCAAAGTGATCTACGAGATGTCAGAAATAGAAACAAGAACTTGA
- the LOC128238847 gene encoding uncharacterized protein LOC128238847, giving the protein MSQPNLNARREVIPTWRVYPRAHYYRRRLLDLFPRFKRVIGAFPSSFHNTGNLQYLEKLTTIYDMTLEINVIGNEPLLLDNILVDPVPLKEETFAVIDPAGVKISVCFIKWPSIDEHFEKILNQAIDRLKTTRKSGICGSFFFLNVENEATTEQQFLLKTFILGKIEDKEHCHVVFDNDGVKVADEISKYLEQDICIGFHKIYDHLRWFYPADKRSSGSPLADLEQFIKCHPMHSTMFGFLQDALKHDSDDVEEMETESELEQAQTDKSSVLTESAMQKLARMYKCNVVHNFILQKYPLSTQVCNLMLEEAEFEKRFKESVSENTKSFMMKAADQVLQAKGKPLMHRTLLKKGSKRTFKEKEIRYDWLVDKVVADISKLVFDVEKSLESALRYVEIVRKMAYEVEGYLQQADENFHLASKAPDVSQELRKALLKLSNVYAVGTMYDEFAVYVRSQTLESGGEPMTEDRSYYNAIEREIRSLIKEHNYVHSYTVKIVTKELQSFVLVQHEHGKTIHSPWPDQQARSDLRQGTLGGFAVDEANKLYALTCAHVVNNPNNTNSVFVHESGAILRLLGECDPQFSLLDNEMRIDFAAVKVEESIEPNCIRFLKDEDGMYRVWKVFTGCSEDLRRQQVYKFGGRTQLTCGLIVCVDWELASPNLPGQQNPVASSIVIDTMPGSGEHVRFAEEGDSGAVACMMQLLSNAMYRDNRQARVSALSMIHKGGMQIHGVSAEQTASFDLQAGFDNLRTRGIATLSPPV; this is encoded by the exons ATGTCTCAGCCAAATTTGAATGCCCGGAGGGAGGTGATCCCGACGTGGCGTGTCTATCCACGGGCTCATTACTACAGGAGGCGGCTTCTTGATCTTTTCCCGAGGTTTAAAAGGGTAATTG GAGCATTCCCGAGCAGTTTTCACAACACAGGGAACCTACAGTATTTGGAGAAGCTCACCACGATCTATGATATGACGCTTGAGATTAATGTTATTGGAAATGAACCTTTACTGTTAGACAACATTCTCGTGGACCCCGTCCCGCTGAAAGAGGAAACATTTGCAGTCATAGATCCAGCTGGAGTCAAAATTAGCGTGTGTTTCATTAAATGGCCGAGCATTGATGAACACTTTGAAAAG attttgaaTCAGGCCATCGATAGATTGAAAACCACAAGGAAATCTGGCATATGTGGCTCCTTTTTCTTTCTGAACGTAGAAAATGAAGCCACAACGGAACAGCAGTTTTTGCTGAAAACCTTCATTCTTGGCAAGATTGAAGACAAAGAACACTGCCATGTTGTGTTTGATAACGACGGTGTCAAAGTTGCAGACGAAATCTCGAAATACTTGGAACAAGATATTTGCATTGGTTTCCACAAAATCTATGACCACCTTAGATGGTTCTATCCCGCTGATAAAAGATCATCTGGATCTCCTTTAGCGGATTTGGAGCAATTTATCAAATGTCACCCAATGCACAGTACGATGTTCGGTTTTTTGCAAGACGCGCTTAAACACGACAGCGATGACGTAGAAGAGATGGAAACGGAATCAGAGCTTGAACAGGCGCAAACAGATAAAAGTAGCGTTTTGACCGAAAGTGCAATGCAAAAGTTGGCAAGAATGTACAAATGCAATGTCGTACATAACTTCATTCTTCAAAAGTACCCACTTTCCACTCAAGTTTGCAACTTGATGCTGGAGGAAGCAGAGTTTGAGAAGCGCTTCAAGGAAAGTGTGTCCGAAAATACCAAGAGCTTCATGATGAAGGCTGCAGATCAGGTTCTCCAGGCAAAAGGTAAACCTTTAATGCATCGGACACTTCTAAAGAAGGGAAGCAAGAGAACTTTCAAAGAGAAAGAAATTCGGTATGATTGGTTGGTTGACAAAGTAGTGGCGGACATTTCGAAACTAGTGTTTGATGTTGAAAAAAGCTTGGAGTCTGCGTTACGTTATGTTGAGATTGTGCGTAAAATGGCGTACGAGGTCGAGGGTTATCTTCAACAGGCGGACGAAAACTTTCATCTAGCATCCAAAGCCCCTGACGTATCACAGGAGTTGAGAAAGGCTCTCCTAAA aTTATCAAATGTTTATGCTGTTGGCACGATGTATGACGAGTTTGCCGTCTATGTACGAAGCCAGACACTCGAAAGCGGTGGAGAACCAATGACTGAGGATCGATCGTATTACAATGCCATTGAAAGGGAAATCAGGTCCTTGATAAAAGAACACAATTATGTACACTCGTACACTGTAAAGATCGTCACAAAGGAGCTACAGTCTTTCGTTCTTGTCCAACACGAGCATGGAAAAACAATTCATTCTCCATGGCCTGACCAACAAGCCAGATCAGATTTAAGACAAGGAACGCTTGGTGGGTTTGCTGTGGACGAAGCCAACAAGCTGTATGCCCTGACGTGCGCTCATGTTGTGAACAATCCAAACAACACAAACTCCGTTTTTGTTCACGAATCCGGTGCAATTCTTCGCCTTCTGGGGGAATGCGATCCGCAGTTTTCTTTGCTAGACAACGAAATGCGCATTGACTTTGCAGCGGTAAAAGTGGAAGAATCAATCGAGCCAAATTGTATTCGGTTCCTTAAAGATGAAGATGGCATGTACAGAGTTTGGAAAGTGTTTACGGGGTGTTCAGAAGACTTACGGCGTCAACAGGTGTACAAATTTGGAGGCCGAACTCAGTTGACATGTGGCCTAATTGTATGCGTCGACTGGGAACTAGCATCTCCAAATCTTCCTGGTCAACAGAATCCAGTTGCTTCCTCGATTGTTATCGACACAATGCCTGGTTCTGGGGAACATGTTCGCTTTGCTGAAGAAGGTGACAGTGGCGCGGTCGCATGTATGATGCAACTCCTCTCAAATGCGATGTATCGAGATAATCGGCAGGCACGAGTTTCTGCCCTTTCAATGATACATAAAGGAGGGATGCAAATCCATGGTGTCAGTGCTGAACAGACTGCTTCGTTTGATTTGCAAGCTGGTTTTGACAATTTAAGAACCAGAGGCATAGCTACCTTGAGTCCGCCAGTGTAA
- the LOC128238808 gene encoding AFG1-like ATPase isoform X1: protein MLRKFVILRPNREIKRFLRRCLQTASTEEHVSVPPNANSPLSVYMSRVHDGLLDEDEYQKTIVASLDRLNEQVKDYQPPVKPNVFFQKLFGEKKIESPKGLYLYGSVGCGKTMLMDLFHDQCPIQGKQRVHFHKFMLDVHQRIHAWKQSLPRERDVKKLQTYDPIPPVADSISNQTWLLCFDEFQVTDIADAMILKRLFTELFKNGVIVVATSNRDPDDLYKNGLQRINFLPFIDILKSHCEVKCLDSGIDYRMTSLPKEGTIYFLTGESECDEKVDEVFEELIADEDDVIHSKTLEILGRDLRLPKTCGRVLDATFNSLCAQPLGAIDYLEISKHFDSVIVRNIPKMTLKHKSEAKRFIVLVDTFYDNKVRLVCSAEATPNELFTRGKVTLREEDMNRMLMDDLGLKADSTDSNTSIFTGEEELFAFERTVSRLTEMQTDAYWNSRETKAPS from the exons ATGTTAAGGAAATTTGTGATATTACGACCAAACCGAGAGATTAAAAGGTTTCTAAGAAGATGCTTACAGACAGCTTCGACAGAAGAACACG TTTCAGTCCCACCAAATGCAAACTCTCCACTGAGTGTGTATATGTCAAGAGTCCATGATGGTTTGTTGGATGAAGATGAATACCAGAAAACCATTGTTGCCTCCttagatagactcaatgaacaAGTGAAGGACTACCAGCCACCTGTgaaaccaaatgttttttttcaaaaa TTGTTTGGTGAGAAGAAAATTGAATCACCTAAAGGCCTGTATCTGTATGGAAGTGTAG GTTGTGGAAAGACTATGTTGATGGATTTATTTCACGACCAGTGTCCAATCCAAGGCAAACAGCGTGTACACTTCCACAAGTTTATGCTGGATGTTCATCAGA GGATCCATGCTTGGAAGCAGTCTCTGCCACGGGAGAGAGATGTAAAGAAACTGCAAACGTACGACCCCATACCACCAGTAGCAGATAGCATCAGTAACCAGACATGGCTACTCTGCTTCGATGAGTTTCAG GTGACGGACATTGCTGATGCCATGATTCTAAAGAGACTGTTTACGGAGCTGTTTAAGAATGGAGTTATAGTTGTTGCTACCTCAAATAGAGACCCCGATG ATCTGTACAAGAATGGGTTGCAGAGAATAAATTTTTTGCCctttatagatattttaaag AGTCATTGTGAGGTTAAGTGTCTTGACTCCGGGATAGATTACCGCATGACCAGTCTGCCTAAAGAAGGGACCATCTACTTCCT GACGGGGGAGAGTGAATGTGATGAAAAGGTGGATGAGGTCTTCGAGGAGCTCATAGCTGACGAGGATGATG TAATTCACTCCAAAACACTTGAAATATTGGGAAGAGATTTACGCTTGCCAAAAACCTGTGGTCGAGTGCTTGATGCTACATTCAACAGTCTGTGTGCTCAG CCACTTGGTGCAATTGACTACCTCGAGATCAGTAAACACTTTGACTCGGTGATTGTGAGAAATATCCCTAAGATGACGCTGAAACACAAATCTGAGGCCAAACGCTTCATTGTCTTGGTCGACACCTTCTATGATAATAAG GTACGTCTGGTATGTTCCGCAGAGGCGACTCCTAATGAGCTGTTCACACGAGGCAAGGTGACACTCCGGGAAGAAGATATGAACAGAATGCTGATGGATGATCTTGGGCTTAAAGCA GACAGCACTGATTCCAACACTAGTATCTTCACTGGTGAGGAGGAATTGTTTGCGTTTGAGCGGACAGTTAGTCGCCTTACAGAGATGCAGACAGACGCATACTGGAATAGTCGGGAAACAAAGGCACCCTCTTGA
- the LOC128238808 gene encoding AFG1-like ATPase isoform X2, protein MLRKFVILRPNREIKRFLRRCLQTASTEEHVPPNANSPLSVYMSRVHDGLLDEDEYQKTIVASLDRLNEQVKDYQPPVKPNVFFQKLFGEKKIESPKGLYLYGSVGCGKTMLMDLFHDQCPIQGKQRVHFHKFMLDVHQRIHAWKQSLPRERDVKKLQTYDPIPPVADSISNQTWLLCFDEFQVTDIADAMILKRLFTELFKNGVIVVATSNRDPDDLYKNGLQRINFLPFIDILKSHCEVKCLDSGIDYRMTSLPKEGTIYFLTGESECDEKVDEVFEELIADEDDVIHSKTLEILGRDLRLPKTCGRVLDATFNSLCAQPLGAIDYLEISKHFDSVIVRNIPKMTLKHKSEAKRFIVLVDTFYDNKVRLVCSAEATPNELFTRGKVTLREEDMNRMLMDDLGLKADSTDSNTSIFTGEEELFAFERTVSRLTEMQTDAYWNSRETKAPS, encoded by the exons ATGTTAAGGAAATTTGTGATATTACGACCAAACCGAGAGATTAAAAGGTTTCTAAGAAGATGCTTACAGACAGCTTCGACAGAAGAACACG TCCCACCAAATGCAAACTCTCCACTGAGTGTGTATATGTCAAGAGTCCATGATGGTTTGTTGGATGAAGATGAATACCAGAAAACCATTGTTGCCTCCttagatagactcaatgaacaAGTGAAGGACTACCAGCCACCTGTgaaaccaaatgttttttttcaaaaa TTGTTTGGTGAGAAGAAAATTGAATCACCTAAAGGCCTGTATCTGTATGGAAGTGTAG GTTGTGGAAAGACTATGTTGATGGATTTATTTCACGACCAGTGTCCAATCCAAGGCAAACAGCGTGTACACTTCCACAAGTTTATGCTGGATGTTCATCAGA GGATCCATGCTTGGAAGCAGTCTCTGCCACGGGAGAGAGATGTAAAGAAACTGCAAACGTACGACCCCATACCACCAGTAGCAGATAGCATCAGTAACCAGACATGGCTACTCTGCTTCGATGAGTTTCAG GTGACGGACATTGCTGATGCCATGATTCTAAAGAGACTGTTTACGGAGCTGTTTAAGAATGGAGTTATAGTTGTTGCTACCTCAAATAGAGACCCCGATG ATCTGTACAAGAATGGGTTGCAGAGAATAAATTTTTTGCCctttatagatattttaaag AGTCATTGTGAGGTTAAGTGTCTTGACTCCGGGATAGATTACCGCATGACCAGTCTGCCTAAAGAAGGGACCATCTACTTCCT GACGGGGGAGAGTGAATGTGATGAAAAGGTGGATGAGGTCTTCGAGGAGCTCATAGCTGACGAGGATGATG TAATTCACTCCAAAACACTTGAAATATTGGGAAGAGATTTACGCTTGCCAAAAACCTGTGGTCGAGTGCTTGATGCTACATTCAACAGTCTGTGTGCTCAG CCACTTGGTGCAATTGACTACCTCGAGATCAGTAAACACTTTGACTCGGTGATTGTGAGAAATATCCCTAAGATGACGCTGAAACACAAATCTGAGGCCAAACGCTTCATTGTCTTGGTCGACACCTTCTATGATAATAAG GTACGTCTGGTATGTTCCGCAGAGGCGACTCCTAATGAGCTGTTCACACGAGGCAAGGTGACACTCCGGGAAGAAGATATGAACAGAATGCTGATGGATGATCTTGGGCTTAAAGCA GACAGCACTGATTCCAACACTAGTATCTTCACTGGTGAGGAGGAATTGTTTGCGTTTGAGCGGACAGTTAGTCGCCTTACAGAGATGCAGACAGACGCATACTGGAATAGTCGGGAAACAAAGGCACCCTCTTGA